A region from the Dendropsophus ebraccatus isolate aDenEbr1 chromosome 1, aDenEbr1.pat, whole genome shotgun sequence genome encodes:
- the LOC138788947 gene encoding E3 ubiquitin-protein ligase TRIM11-like: MASSFKDQLDCSICLSTDTDPVMLRCGHNFCRVCICRLLDTQDGSGFYSCPECREEYQERPALTRDIALRNLMENILPTPPTPTETGICCTYCVDSAVPAVISCLHCEASLCDKHLRAHSKSPEHVLSEPSTSLEKRKCSVHKKVLEYYCTEDSACICVYCRLDGEHQGHRVEMLDEASEKKKKKLRNVFQKMMTKREETKERVQSVEECWRKAQEKAAGEAERVTVLFTNIRRRLDDLEKRALSEISRQEDKMSLLFSALIQQLEIKKDELSRKMKHIEELCNMADSRTVLQEPDTGDLCDSEEEGCDEDTGGHDRQPHDVDVLDVTVISDTFRTLCDIISGIRSRIYGEGPADILLDINTAGDYLLISDDLKTATWTEEKQNHPETAERFQDYDQVMSRRSFSSGRHYWDVEISRTDEWMVGMCYPSIDRRGRQSGIGYNNKSWGVRGRYNQYIVTHDNKYIQLTNNIASDRVRICLDYEAGRLSFYELCDPIRHLHTFTATFTEPLLAVLYSWDGSISILRGGSNWEIV; this comes from the coding sequence ATGGCATCTTCTTTCAAAGACCAGCTGGACTGCTCCATCTGTCTGAGCACTGATACAGATCCTGTAATGCTGAGATGTGGCCACAACTTCTGCCGAGTCTGTATTTGTCGTTTGCTGGATACACAGGATGGGTCTGGATtttattcctgtcctgaatgCAGAGAAGAGTATCAGGAGCGGCCTGCACTGACGAGGGACATCGCTCTGCGTAATCTAATGGAGAATATACTGCCGACTCCTCCAACACCGACAGAAACCGGGATCTGCTGCACTTACTGTGTGGACTCTGCTGTACCTGCTGTGATATCCTGTCTGCActgtgaggcttctctgtgtgataaacacctgagagctcacagcaagtcaccagaacacgtcttatctgagcccagcacttccctggagaagaggaaatgttctgtCCATAAGAAGGTCCTGGAATATTACTGTACTGAGGACTCTGCTTGTATCTGTGTGTACTGCAGATTGGATGGAGAACATCAGGGACATCGGGTGGAGATGCTGGATGAGGCctctgagaagaagaagaagaaactgagaAATGTTTTTCAGAAAATGATGACAAAGAGAGAGGAGACTAAGGAAAGAGTTCAGAGTGTTGAGGAATGCTGGAGAAAAGCTCAAGAAAAAGCAGCTGGAGAAGCCGAGAGAGTCACTGTACTCTTTACAAACATCAGGAGACGGCTGGACGACCTGGAGAAGAGGGCCCTGAGCGAGATCTCCAGGCAAGAAGATAAGATGTCACTGTTGTTCTCTGCTCTGATCCAGCAGCTAGAAATAAAGAAGGAtgagctgtccaggaagatgaaACACATTGAGGAGTTGTGTAACATGGCGGATTCACGGACTGTCTTACAGGAAccagacacaggtgacttgtgtgattctgaggaggagggatgtgatgaggacacagggggacatgatagaCAGCCCCATGATGTAGATGTTCTGGATGTGACCGTAATCTCAGACACATTCCGCACATTATGTGACATAATATCAGGTATAAGGAGTCGGATCTATGGGGAGGGTCCTGCAGATATTTTACTGGATATAAACACAGCTGGGGATTATCTCCTTATATCAGATGACCTGAAAACTGCAACCTGGACAGAAGAGAAGCAGAAtcatccagaaacagcagagagattcCAGGACTATGATCAGGTGATGAGCAGAAGGAGTTTCTCCTCAGggcgacattactgggatgtggagatCAGTAGAACAGATGAGTGGATGGTGGGgatgtgttatcccagtatagACAGGAGGGGGCGTCAGTCAGGCATTGGATATAATAACAAGTCCTGGGGTGTGAGGGGGCGTTATAATCAGTATATAGTGACACATGACAATAAATATATCCAGTTAACTAATAATATCGCCAGTGATAGAGTCAGGATCtgtctggattatgaggccgggcggctgtccttttatgagctgtgtgaccccatcagacacttacacaccttcactgccaccttcaccgagccccttcTTGCTGTTTTATATTCATGGGATGGTTCTATAAGTATATTAAGGGGAGGCAGCAACTGGGAGATAGTTTAG